From a region of the Drosophila virilis strain 15010-1051.87 chromosome 3, Dvir_AGI_RSII-ME, whole genome shotgun sequence genome:
- the LOC6624131 gene encoding uncharacterized protein: MDNFNVPKKINRNVMKALSVLERKYSISAFVPAQSIVRQVEYQMRRSKKMKNMEDYVMRSLCTLTHLGILARTGTSDYALRQSLRFPNGVSAIPWQTPHSPEKRSRRNIKGSKSELVRSIAKARSKPRAVIKPVRRSSRQAGSKAKACEALLMQNADLCAEPRSSDDIAQDAGILSNEATFEAQNDCTTGTSSNSLIRNERWDFNPPLPITDSSYL; this comes from the exons ATGGACAACTTTAACGTtcctaaaaaaataaatcgaaaCGTGATGAAGGCTCTATCTGTCCTTGAGCGCAAATATTCCATATCGGCATTCGTGCCCGCGCAAAGCATTGTCCGTCAGGTGGAGTACCAGATGCGTCGGAGCAAGAAGATGAAAAACATGGAGGACTATGTCATGAGATCGCTGTGCACCTTAACGCATCTGGGTATCTTGGCCCGCACGGGCACTTCGGATTATGCACTGCGTCAATCTCTGCGCTTCCCAAACGGAGTTAGCGCAATTCCATGGCAGACGCCGCACAGTCCGGAAAAG CGTTCTAGGCGCAATATTAAGGGCTCTAAGAGTGAGCTTGTGAGGAGCATCGCTAAGGCCAGATCCAAGCCGAGAGCTGTAATTAAGCCAGTTCGACGCTCCTCGCGGCAGGCCGGCTCGAAAGCCAAGGCTTGTGAAGCTCTACTAATGCAAAACGCCGATCTCTGTGCCGAGCCAAGGAGCTCTGATGACATTGCCCAAGACGCTGGTATATTGTCAAACGAAGCAACATTTGAAGCACAAAATGACTGTACCACAGGGACATCATCCAATTCATTAATACGTAACGAACGGTGGGACTTTAACCCCCCGCTACCTATAACCGATTCGAGCTACCTTTAA